In the Acidimicrobiia bacterium genome, one interval contains:
- a CDS encoding response regulator transcription factor, giving the protein MDATILLVEDDPSIREITKLGLTDAGFSVHTAVDGDEALARFRHDQPDLVVLDVMLPKRDGLEVCRTIRAESSVPVVMLTARSDAIDVVVGLESGADDYVTKPFEMPILVARIRAALRRAQLTDPAESLTLGPLHIDVLGHRVTVDDEEIGLTPTEFRLLLELVRRPGQVFTREMLLDRVWGYSYLGDSRLVDVAIQRLRAKIEPGPESRVLIETVRGVGYRASR; this is encoded by the coding sequence GTGGACGCCACGATTCTGCTTGTTGAGGACGACCCGTCGATCCGGGAGATCACCAAACTCGGGCTCACCGATGCGGGCTTCAGCGTTCACACCGCAGTCGACGGTGATGAAGCGCTCGCCCGGTTCCGTCACGATCAGCCGGATCTGGTGGTGCTGGATGTCATGCTGCCCAAACGCGATGGCCTGGAGGTGTGCCGGACGATTCGGGCTGAGTCCTCGGTTCCGGTGGTGATGCTGACGGCCCGCAGCGACGCCATCGATGTCGTCGTCGGGCTCGAATCGGGCGCGGACGACTACGTAACAAAGCCGTTCGAAATGCCGATCCTCGTTGCGCGCATCCGGGCGGCCCTCCGCAGGGCGCAACTCACGGATCCGGCGGAAAGCCTCACCCTCGGCCCTTTGCACATCGATGTGCTGGGACACCGGGTCACCGTGGACGATGAAGAGATCGGCCTCACTCCCACCGAATTTAGGCTGCTACTCGAATTGGTGCGCCGCCCCGGTCAGGTGTTCACCCGGGAGATGCTGCTCGACCGGGTGTGGGGATACTCCTACCTCGGCGACTCGCGTCTGGTCGATGTTGCCATCCAACGCCTGCGAGCGAAGATCGAACCGGGCCCTGAGTCCCGGGTGCTGATCGAGACAGTGCGGGGTGTCGGCTACCGGGCGAGTCGCTGA
- a CDS encoding pyridoxamine 5'-phosphate oxidase → MTRDEREEFLAGLHVGVIAIGRTGLPPLTVPIWYDYQPGGEVIILTSSKSTKGLLLKEAGNFSLCAQTEEPPYRYVTVEGTVTGARPADRESDTRPMARRYLGIKGGDAYTDSTPHSPDETVYSMRPERWYTVDYSKLY, encoded by the coding sequence ATGACCAGAGATGAGCGCGAGGAGTTCCTGGCGGGACTTCACGTCGGCGTCATCGCGATTGGCCGAACGGGCCTTCCCCCGCTCACGGTGCCTATCTGGTACGACTACCAACCGGGCGGCGAGGTCATCATTCTCACCTCGTCGAAGTCGACGAAGGGCCTCCTCCTCAAGGAGGCCGGAAACTTCAGCCTGTGCGCACAAACTGAAGAGCCCCCCTACCGATACGTGACGGTCGAGGGAACGGTCACAGGCGCACGTCCGGCCGACCGCGAATCTGACACAAGGCCCATGGCTCGACGGTACCTCGGCATCAAGGGTGGGGACGCATACACCGATTCAACCCCGCATAGCCCCGACGAAACGGTGTATTCGATGCGACCGGAGCGCTGGTACACGGTCGACTACTCAAAGCTCTACTAG